The Equus asinus isolate D_3611 breed Donkey chromosome 22, EquAss-T2T_v2, whole genome shotgun sequence genome has a segment encoding these proteins:
- the SMUG1 gene encoding single-strand selective monofunctional uracil DNA glycosylase, whose translation MAVPQAFLLGPLHEPAGGLMEPQPCPRSLAEGFLEEELRLNAELSQLQFSEPVGIIYNPVEYAWEPHRNYVTRYCQGPKEVLFLGMNPGPFGMAQTGVPFGEVNVVRDWLGIGGPVLTPPQEHPKRPVLGLECPQSEVSGARFWGFFRNLCGQPEAFFRHCFVHNLCPLLFLAPSGRNLTPAELPAKQREQLLGVCDTALCRQVQLLGVRLVVGVGRVAEQRARRALAGLMPEVQVEGLLHPSPRSPQANRGWETVAKERLNELGLLPLLTK comes from the exons ATGGCTGTGCCCCAGGCCTTCCTGCTGGGGCCCCTCCATGAGCCTGCAGGTGGCCTGAtggagccccagccctgccctcgaAGCTTGgctgagggcttcctggaggaggagcttcGGCTTAATGCTGAGCTGAGCCAACTGCAGTTTTCAGAGCCTGTGGGCATCATCTACAATCCCGTGGAGTATGCGTGGGAGCCACATCGCAACTACGTGACCCGCTACTGCCAGGGTCCTAAGGAAGTGCTCTTCCTGGGCATGAACCCCGGACCTTTTGGCATGGCCCAGACTGGG gTGCCCTTTGGGGAAGTGAATGTCGTGCGGGACTGGTTGGGCATTGGGGGCCCTGTGCTAACCCCTCCCCAAGAGCACCCTAAGCGACCAGTGCTGGGACTGGAGTGTCCACAGTCAGAGGTGAGCGGTGCCCGATTCTGGGGCTTTTTCCGGAACCTCTGTGGACAGCCTGAGGCCTTCTTCCGTCACTGCTTTGTCCACAATCTGTGTCCTCTGCTCTTCCTGGCTCCCAGTGGGCGCAACCTCACCCCTGCTGAGCTGCCTGCCAAGCAGCGAGAACAGCTTCTTGGGGTCTGTGACACGGCCCTCTGCCGGCAGGTGCAGCTGCTGGGGGTGCGgctggtggtgggagtggggcGGGTGGCTGAGCAGCGGGCACGACGGGCTCTGGCAGGCCTGATGCCCGAGGTCCAGGTGGAGGGGCTCCTGCACCCCTCACCTCGTAGCCCACAGGCCAACAGGGGCTGGGAGACGGTGGCCAAGGAGAGACTGAATGAGTTGGGGCTGCTGCCACTGCTAACAAAATGA